A genomic window from Polaribacter gangjinensis includes:
- a CDS encoding MGMT family protein, producing the protein MASNSKNDNFFEKVYEVARQIPYGKVTSYGAIAVYLGAARSARMVGWAMNNSHHQTNEIPAHRVVNRKGILTGKHHFDGTNLMQQLLENEGIEVVENQIQNFEKVFWNPSKELL; encoded by the coding sequence ATGGCATCCAACTCCAAAAATGACAATTTTTTCGAAAAAGTGTATGAAGTTGCACGTCAAATTCCGTATGGAAAAGTAACTAGTTATGGCGCTATTGCTGTGTATTTAGGTGCTGCACGTTCTGCAAGAATGGTTGGATGGGCAATGAACAATTCACATCATCAAACAAATGAAATTCCTGCACATAGAGTGGTTAATAGAAAAGGAATTTTAACAGGAAAGCATCATTTTGATGGCACTAATTTAATGCAGCAATTATTAGAAAACGAGGGAATTGAAGTCGTTGAAAATCAAATTCAAAACTTCGAAAAAGTATTTTGGAATCCATCAAAAGAGCTTTTATAA
- a CDS encoding gamma-glutamylcyclotransferase family protein produces MEHLFVYGTLIPGQENDFVLKNIPGNWQKATTKGFFDAKGWHKTQGFPAVILDKNGETIHGYLFSSNEISKHWKKIDDFETIIYQRVLTTVFLENKTEILAYIYELNSSLAHGIQLQK; encoded by the coding sequence ATGGAACATTTATTTGTTTATGGCACTCTAATTCCAGGACAAGAAAATGATTTTGTGTTAAAAAATATTCCTGGAAATTGGCAAAAAGCAACTACAAAAGGTTTTTTTGATGCAAAAGGATGGCATAAAACACAAGGATTTCCTGCCGTAATTTTAGATAAAAACGGAGAAACAATTCATGGATATTTATTTTCTTCTAATGAAATTTCAAAACATTGGAAAAAAATTGATGATTTTGAAACAATCATATATCAAAGAGTTTTAACTACTGTTTTTCTAGAAAATAAAACTGAAATATTGGCGTATATTTACGAACTAAATAGTTCATTAGCGCATGGCATCCAACTCCAAAAATGA
- the trmB gene encoding tRNA (guanosine(46)-N7)-methyltransferase TrmB translates to MGSKNKLKRFQENETFSNVIQPTRAEVLNNFTHKGKWHSFFKNNNPIVVELGCGKGEYSIALAKKNPTKNYIGIDIKGARFWRGAKTAIEENLPNVAFVRTQIELIDFIFDENEIDEIWITFPDPQIKYKRTKHRMTNPEFLKKYHHILNKNGFVNLKTDSEFMHGYTLGLLHGQGHEVLYANHNIYHNEGSPKEVIETQTFYENQYLAIKKPITYIQFRLKY, encoded by the coding sequence TTGGGAAGTAAAAATAAACTAAAACGGTTTCAAGAAAATGAAACCTTTTCAAATGTCATTCAGCCAACAAGAGCCGAAGTTTTAAATAACTTTACTCACAAAGGCAAATGGCATTCTTTTTTTAAGAATAACAATCCAATAGTTGTAGAATTGGGTTGTGGAAAAGGCGAATATAGCATTGCATTGGCTAAAAAAAATCCGACTAAAAACTATATTGGCATTGACATTAAAGGTGCTCGTTTTTGGAGAGGAGCCAAAACTGCCATTGAAGAAAATTTACCAAACGTTGCTTTTGTAAGAACTCAAATTGAGTTGATTGATTTTATTTTTGATGAAAATGAAATCGATGAAATTTGGATAACATTTCCTGATCCACAAATCAAATACAAACGCACCAAGCACAGAATGACAAATCCTGAGTTTTTAAAAAAATACCATCATATTTTGAATAAAAACGGATTTGTAAATCTAAAAACCGATAGTGAATTTATGCATGGCTACACACTTGGTCTGTTGCATGGACAAGGACATGAAGTGTTGTACGCAAATCACAATATTTATCATAATGAGGGTTCACCAAAAGAGGTGATTGAAACCCAGACTTTTTATGAAAACCAATATTTGGCAATTAAAAAACCAATAACCTATATTCAGTTTCGACTTAAGTATTAA
- a CDS encoding DUF6341 family protein, translating to MIAGNIFRWIGSLFTDFLFLPLEWIRNQVATQELGWWISNAVNWGFLVVLLILFAYWMKESKRFLDEGTEDRA from the coding sequence ATGATAGCAGGCAATATTTTTAGATGGATTGGAAGTTTGTTCACTGATTTTTTATTTCTTCCATTAGAGTGGATTCGTAATCAAGTGGCTACTCAAGAGTTAGGATGGTGGATTTCAAATGCTGTAAACTGGGGATTTTTAGTAGTGCTATTAATTCTTTTTGCATATTGGATGAAAGAATCTAAGAGATTTTTGGACGAAGGAACAGAAGACAGAGCTTAA
- a CDS encoding DUF6427 family protein, whose product MLANFLNKSKPINFIGLMIFFAVCFLTLNFIDFFNTQLNVNDLLQKIVILLIFISIFFIYNFITSKNNLTYDNSFGFYFFTLLMGCFSTIVDYKMLFFTIIYLLFLRKIYSLQSSKRVLKKLFDAGFWLGILCVFEPKFLLLFLLIYLSAYWHQKITIHTFSVPIIGFLTPVFCYFSYLFWYGNQEILTSMFLKGFSFKMSFFTEEKERIFMMSLLIITFFAAFLKSSKALLINNTFRRSWSLLLINFLVVLSLFFFENDSKNTETLFLVFPISLILANGLELVKKRILIHIFLYLFLFGCSAYLIFL is encoded by the coding sequence ATGCTAGCCAATTTTTTAAACAAATCTAAACCGATAAATTTTATTGGATTGATGATTTTTTTTGCTGTTTGTTTTTTAACACTCAATTTTATTGATTTTTTTAACACTCAATTGAATGTAAATGACTTGTTACAGAAAATAGTTATTTTGTTAATATTCATCTCGATTTTTTTCATTTACAACTTTATTACCAGTAAAAATAATTTGACCTATGACAACTCATTTGGGTTTTATTTTTTTACGCTTTTAATGGGTTGTTTTAGTACAATTGTAGATTATAAAATGCTTTTTTTTACAATTATTTACCTACTTTTTTTGAGAAAAATTTACAGTTTACAGTCTTCAAAAAGGGTTTTGAAAAAATTATTTGATGCAGGTTTCTGGTTAGGAATTTTATGTGTTTTTGAGCCAAAATTTTTGTTGCTTTTTTTACTGATTTATCTCAGCGCATATTGGCATCAAAAAATAACAATTCATACATTTTCAGTTCCAATCATTGGGTTTTTAACACCCGTTTTTTGCTATTTTTCTTACCTATTTTGGTATGGAAATCAGGAGATTTTAACTTCAATGTTCTTGAAAGGATTCTCTTTTAAAATGTCATTTTTTACTGAAGAAAAAGAACGAATTTTTATGATGAGTTTGTTAATCATCACTTTTTTTGCCGCATTTTTAAAATCGAGTAAAGCACTTTTAATCAACAATACCTTTAGAAGAAGTTGGAGTTTACTATTGATAAATTTCTTGGTTGTTTTATCACTTTTCTTTTTTGAAAATGACTCAAAAAATACAGAAACTTTATTTTTGGTTTTTCCAATTTCATTGATTTTAGCAAATGGACTTGAACTGGTTAAAAAAAGAATTTTGATACATATTTTTCTGTATCTTTTTTTATTTGGCTGTTCAGCTTATTTAATTTTTCTATAA
- the upp gene encoding uracil phosphoribosyltransferase gives MKIHHLAQNNSVLNTFLSEIRDQKIQKDSMRFRRNIERIGEILAYELSKSLSFHEGFVETPLATKNMHLLSDAIVVCSILRAGLPLHQGLLNYFDKAENAFISAYRHHPNNDEHFDIVVEYVASPNLEGKIMLLADPMLATGQSLVAVFEALRKLGNPKETHIVSVIGAQEGIRFVEKHFPENTHLWIATIDDQLNEKGYIVPGLGDAGDLAFGSKL, from the coding sequence ATGAAAATACACCATTTAGCCCAAAACAACTCTGTTTTAAACACGTTTTTATCAGAAATTAGAGATCAAAAAATTCAAAAAGATAGCATGCGTTTTCGCAGAAATATAGAACGAATTGGAGAAATTTTGGCCTATGAACTCAGCAAATCACTTTCATTTCATGAAGGTTTTGTAGAGACTCCTTTAGCGACTAAAAACATGCATTTATTGTCAGATGCTATTGTTGTTTGTTCCATTCTTAGAGCAGGATTGCCTTTGCATCAAGGTTTGTTAAACTATTTTGACAAAGCAGAAAATGCATTTATTTCGGCTTACAGGCATCATCCAAATAATGATGAACATTTTGATATTGTGGTTGAATATGTTGCATCACCAAATTTAGAAGGCAAAATAATGCTGTTGGCAGATCCAATGTTGGCAACAGGTCAATCATTAGTTGCTGTTTTTGAAGCGTTAAGGAAATTAGGAAATCCGAAAGAAACTCATATAGTTTCTGTAATTGGTGCTCAAGAAGGCATTCGTTTTGTAGAAAAACATTTTCCAGAAAATACTCATTTATGGATTGCCACAATTGATGATCAACTGAATGAAAAAGGCTATATTGTCCCTGGTTTAGGAGATGCTGGCGATTTGGCTTTTGGCAGTAAATTATAG